Proteins from one Synergistaceae bacterium genomic window:
- a CDS encoding MetQ/NlpA family ABC transporter substrate-binding protein, producing the protein MARKFLLSFVLVLALSVSAFADVTVRLGVTGSVYDEMWQPVKEMLAKEGINLEVIQFTDYVTPNRALDDGDIDLNGFQHRIYLADELQSRGYKLTNIANTFVVPLNLYSIKIKTLDEIKDGDVIAIPNDPTNGGRAIKVLATSGLITLKEGAGFNPTKEDIASYSKKITLQELAANTIPSALPDVAAGVINDTYALDYGLKASDAVFADQAREKEYWNLIAARTADLSDPVKFAAYEKVVKAYQSEAMRNHLAELYGGFFRPVGWDEDLLAPFRK; encoded by the coding sequence ATGGCAAGAAAATTTCTGCTGTCGTTTGTGTTAGTGCTTGCGCTTTCGGTGAGTGCGTTTGCTGACGTAACTGTGAGGCTCGGCGTTACCGGTAGCGTTTACGATGAGATGTGGCAGCCCGTCAAAGAAATGCTCGCGAAAGAGGGCATAAATCTTGAGGTGATACAGTTCACGGACTATGTTACGCCGAACAGGGCACTTGATGACGGAGATATAGACCTGAACGGATTCCAGCACAGGATATATCTTGCGGACGAGCTTCAGAGCCGGGGCTATAAGCTCACGAACATAGCCAATACATTTGTCGTTCCTCTGAATCTCTACTCCATCAAAATCAAGACGCTTGACGAAATCAAAGACGGCGATGTGATAGCTATCCCGAATGACCCGACAAACGGAGGCCGGGCGATAAAGGTGCTTGCTACTTCCGGGCTAATCACGCTGAAAGAAGGCGCAGGGTTCAACCCGACAAAGGAAGATATAGCGTCCTATAGCAAGAAAATCACGCTTCAGGAGCTTGCCGCCAACACGATACCTTCTGCGCTTCCCGATGTTGCGGCGGGGGTAATCAATGATACATACGCGCTTGATTACGGTCTGAAGGCTTCTGACGCTGTATTTGCTGACCAGGCACGCGAGAAAGAGTACTGGAACTTAATCGCCGCCCGTACCGCTGACCTTTCTGACCCCGTGAAATTTGCGGCGTATGAGAAAGTCGTGAAGGCGTATCAGAGCGAGGCAATGAGGAATCATCTTGCGGAATTATACGGAGGGTTCTTCAGGCCGGTTGGCTGGGATGAGGATCTGCTTGCCCCCTTCAGGAAGTAA
- a CDS encoding methionine ABC transporter ATP-binding protein yields MIELEHIVKSFHADKDKSIHAVNDVSLTVNDGDIYGIIGFSGAGKSTLVRCINLLERPDSGSVKINGIEMMTLKPKELYKARTKIGMIFQQFNLMPSRTVLQNVAYPLRGMTHDEIRAKVRELLALVDIPDKENAYPSELSGGQKQRVAIARALANDPGILLCDEATSALDPQTTGAILQLLKDLNRKLGLTIVVITHEMEVVKNICRKAAVMDAGKIIESGDVFEIFSSPKHPVTKNFVRTTSNLSKIETLIADDSPIVKVKPGQVMARLIYVHADVSEPLISYASRAFDIEINIVLADVEIVAGAMVGGTVVIFSGESEKIDRAIQYYVDKNIRVEVLNDARITA; encoded by the coding sequence TTGATTGAGCTTGAACACATAGTGAAGAGTTTTCACGCGGACAAAGACAAATCCATTCACGCGGTCAATGACGTATCACTCACAGTTAATGACGGCGACATTTACGGGATAATAGGATTCTCCGGGGCGGGGAAGTCAACGCTTGTGCGGTGCATAAATCTTCTTGAGCGACCCGACTCCGGCAGCGTCAAAATTAACGGTATTGAGATGATGACGCTGAAGCCGAAAGAACTCTACAAGGCCCGCACAAAAATCGGGATGATATTCCAGCAGTTTAACCTTATGCCCTCGCGGACAGTCCTGCAGAATGTAGCATACCCCCTGCGCGGAATGACGCATGACGAAATACGCGCAAAAGTCCGGGAGCTTCTCGCCCTCGTAGACATTCCCGACAAGGAGAACGCTTACCCCTCAGAATTATCCGGCGGGCAGAAACAGAGAGTCGCAATCGCAAGAGCACTCGCCAATGACCCCGGCATACTTCTTTGCGATGAGGCAACGAGCGCACTTGACCCTCAGACAACAGGCGCAATACTTCAGCTCCTCAAAGACCTTAACCGCAAATTAGGACTAACAATCGTAGTAATCACTCATGAAATGGAAGTCGTCAAAAATATCTGCCGGAAAGCCGCAGTTATGGACGCAGGGAAAATAATCGAGTCCGGCGACGTTTTCGAGATATTCTCATCCCCTAAGCACCCCGTAACAAAAAATTTCGTCCGCACAACGTCCAACCTGTCGAAAATTGAGACCCTCATAGCTGACGACTCGCCAATCGTGAAAGTGAAACCCGGTCAGGTCATGGCGAGATTGATTTATGTACATGCTGACGTTTCAGAGCCGTTAATCTCGTATGCGTCGAGGGCGTTCGACATTGAGATTAATATTGTTCTTGCTGATGTTGAAATTGTAGCGGGTGCTATGGTCGGCGGGACTGTCGTAATATTCAGCGGTGAAAGTGAAAAGATTGACCGGGCTATTCAGTATTACGTTGACAAAAATATTCGCGTGGAGGTTCTGAACGATGCAAGAATTACTGCCTAA
- a CDS encoding ABC transporter permease has product MKRLPEFWRACGDTLLMEAWSGAIIFVLGLIFGIILTVTKPGGIMESRTVYQVLDKIINLFRSIPFIILLTALMPLSRAIMGTAIYVRGVIVPLVFGATPFFARQVESALAQTEKGLVEAALSMGSSPFEVIFRVYLRESLAPIIRAITITIISLLGLTAMAGAVGAGGLGDFAIRYGHDRNMQDITWVVVGVLVAGVSLVQWLGEYFARKNTH; this is encoded by the coding sequence ATGAAACGCCTGCCGGAATTTTGGAGAGCCTGCGGAGACACATTGCTTATGGAGGCATGGTCAGGGGCGATAATTTTCGTGCTGGGACTGATTTTTGGGATAATACTGACCGTAACAAAGCCCGGCGGAATCATGGAGAGCAGAACTGTATATCAGGTACTCGACAAAATCATTAACCTTTTCCGCTCCATTCCGTTTATCATTCTGCTTACGGCGTTAATGCCATTGTCCCGCGCCATAATGGGAACGGCGATATATGTCCGGGGCGTGATTGTGCCGCTAGTTTTCGGGGCGACTCCGTTTTTCGCACGGCAGGTAGAGAGCGCATTAGCCCAAACCGAGAAGGGACTCGTTGAGGCGGCATTGTCGATGGGATCGAGTCCGTTTGAGGTGATATTCCGGGTATATCTCCGTGAGAGCCTTGCGCCTATAATCCGTGCGATAACGATAACAATCATAAGCCTGCTGGGACTGACTGCGATGGCCGGGGCAGTCGGTGCGGGGGGATTAGGGGATTTCGCGATACGCTACGGCCATGACAGAAACATGCAGGATATAACGTGGGTAGTTGTGGGCGTTCTTGTGGCGGGAGTGAGCCTCGTACAGTGGCTCGGAGAATATTTCGCGCGAAAAAATACACATTAA